Proteins encoded together in one Nitrospinaceae bacterium window:
- a CDS encoding undecaprenyl-diphosphate phosphatase encodes MGWVDAVLLGILQGVTEFLPISSSGHLVLGQAILGFAKPQLLFDILVHMGTLVAVLAVYGKDAWRIVKAWLLSLIGKNEDRASLRTAWLIIFASVPAGMVGIFFDDFIESLFASPRMTSLGLIATGTLLFFSKFSETGGKSEAEISWLDALIIGLFQSLAIIPGISRSGSTITSALFRGIDREMAARFSFLLSIPAIGGAFVLKAKHLADASPSDMIPLIIGTVAAALAGVIALRWLLRHVQRGYFRGFAYYCWALGTLGIVGTFIF; translated from the coding sequence ATCGGATGGGTTGATGCGGTACTGCTGGGCATCCTTCAGGGGGTGACCGAATTTTTGCCTATCAGCAGTTCGGGCCACCTCGTCCTCGGCCAGGCAATCCTTGGATTCGCAAAACCCCAACTTTTGTTCGACATCCTTGTTCACATGGGAACCCTTGTTGCCGTTCTGGCCGTTTACGGAAAGGATGCCTGGCGTATCGTCAAGGCCTGGCTGTTATCCCTCATCGGCAAGAACGAGGATCGCGCCTCCCTGCGCACCGCCTGGCTCATCATCTTTGCCTCGGTCCCCGCCGGAATGGTGGGTATTTTTTTCGACGATTTTATCGAAAGCCTCTTCGCCAGCCCGCGCATGACTTCGCTCGGACTCATCGCCACGGGCACCCTTCTTTTCTTCTCAAAATTCTCCGAAACCGGAGGTAAGAGCGAGGCGGAGATTTCCTGGCTAGACGCCCTCATCATTGGCCTGTTTCAGTCCCTCGCCATCATTCCCGGTATATCGCGCTCAGGCTCGACAATCACCTCGGCCCTCTTTCGTGGTATTGACCGCGAGATGGCCGCCCGCTTCAGCTTCCTGCTCTCGATTCCCGCTATCGGAGGCGCATTCGTCCTCAAGGCGAAACACCTCGCCGACGCCTCACCATCGGACATGATTCCCCTCATCATCGGCACCGTCGCCGCCGCCCTCGCTGGCGTCATTGCGCTACGCTGGCTGCTTCGGCACGTGCAGCGGGGATATTTCAGGGGCTTTGCCTACTACTGTTGGGCGCTGGGGACTTTGGGGATAGTAGGGACATTTATTTTTTAA
- a CDS encoding DedA family protein has protein sequence MNNIRRLYDWVLGWADSRYATPALATLSFTESFFFPLPPDPLLMALSLSKPKRAYFFATICSAASVVGGVAGYYIGLTLFDVIGKPILDFYGAMDKYLLVQTYFRTYDAWAVGVAGFTPIPYKVFTISAGAFRISFLVFVLASVVSRSARFFIVAGLIKHFGGPIRSFIDHYFNILTFVFIALLTGGFLLLKLVK, from the coding sequence ATGAATAACATCAGACGGCTCTACGACTGGGTACTCGGCTGGGCGGATTCGCGCTATGCGACGCCAGCGCTAGCGACCCTTTCGTTCACCGAGTCGTTTTTCTTCCCGCTTCCCCCTGACCCGCTCCTCATGGCGCTTTCTCTCTCAAAACCAAAGCGGGCGTATTTTTTTGCAACCATATGCTCGGCGGCCTCGGTCGTGGGCGGCGTGGCCGGCTACTACATCGGCCTTACTCTGTTCGATGTAATTGGAAAACCAATACTCGATTTCTACGGGGCGATGGATAAATACCTCCTCGTCCAGACCTACTTTCGCACCTACGACGCCTGGGCTGTCGGCGTCGCTGGTTTCACACCGATTCCTTACAAAGTATTCACCATATCGGCCGGGGCTTTCCGTATCAGTTTTTTAGTGTTCGTTCTAGCCTCGGTGGTCAGCCGATCGGCCCGTTTTTTTATCGTAGCCGGACTAATCAAACATTTCGGAGGGCCCATCCGAAGCTTCATCGATCACTATTTCAATATACTAACTTTTGTTTTCATTGCCCTACTAACGGGCGGTTTCCTACTCCTTAAACTGGTGAAATAG
- a CDS encoding NIPSNAP family protein — protein sequence MIYEIRTYTVPPRGVPEYYDKFGEIFERRQAITRMVGMFHADFGQLNRIMHIWEYENAAHREETRRAVAEHEWWPPPTGHLLRKQITKIVMTPAFRPEPRLGEYGSVYEFRTYTLFPGKLGEMAEKWTPNIAAREELSPLSAVFMTESGELNQWIHVWAYKDANERNEIREKTKAMPNWPSPATGELIESQLSEIWIPGPYSLMK from the coding sequence ATGATCTACGAGATTCGTACCTACACCGTTCCCCCGAGAGGGGTTCCCGAGTATTACGACAAATTTGGCGAAATCTTTGAGCGTCGCCAGGCCATCACCCGTATGGTGGGTATGTTCCATGCTGATTTTGGCCAGCTCAACCGCATTATGCATATCTGGGAGTACGAGAATGCGGCCCACCGTGAGGAGACCCGACGGGCCGTTGCCGAGCACGAGTGGTGGCCGCCCCCGACAGGTCATCTTCTCAGGAAACAAATTACAAAAATTGTGATGACCCCCGCCTTTCGGCCCGAGCCCCGCCTCGGCGAATACGGAAGCGTCTATGAATTCAGAACCTATACGCTGTTTCCAGGCAAGCTGGGCGAGATGGCAGAAAAGTGGACCCCAAACATCGCTGCCCGTGAGGAACTCTCGCCGCTCTCGGCCGTGTTCATGACCGAGTCGGGGGAGCTTAATCAGTGGATTCATGTCTGGGCCTACAAGGATGCGAACGAGCGCAATGAAATTCGTGAAAAGACAAAGGCGATGCCCAACTGGCCCTCGCCAGCCACGGGTGAGCTCATCGAGTCGCAATTATCCGAGATTTGGATACCAGGTCCCTACTCGCTCATGAAATAG
- a CDS encoding phosphomannomutase/phosphoglucomutase, giving the protein MVPLNPLIFREYDIRGIVDTDLSPEIVKIIGQSLGTHLSGKQGPKIAISCDNRLSSPCYYEALREGLCASGCHVVGVGMGPTPCLSFATHHLDVAGGIQITGSHNPPEFNGFKITRGNESIHGDEIQEIRRIIEEGRLHTAESPGTFSEQNIHAEYIDRVAKDLTLQRPVKMVLDAGNGVAGPIAGDALRAIGAEVVELYCEPDGTYPNHHPDPTIPKNLEMLIATVRKTGAEVGIALDGDGDRIGAVDSNGRIIWGDELLILYSEPILARRPGEAIVFDVKCSSRLADAIKSMGGRPVMSPTGHSLVRANLVKEKAPLAGELSGHIFFSDGYLGYDDAIYAAGRLLHLVASGNQTLAERMAHIPASISTPELRIECTDKEKFEIVDTLRAHFRSRYETIEVDGARIIFEKGWGLVRASNTQPVIVCRFEAEDHASLDAYRQEVFEQLGRFPSVKLPNE; this is encoded by the coding sequence GTGGTACCGCTGAATCCTCTGATTTTCCGTGAATACGATATACGCGGCATTGTTGATACGGACCTTTCCCCGGAAATTGTCAAAATTATTGGGCAAAGCCTCGGCACCCACCTCAGTGGCAAACAGGGACCCAAAATTGCCATCAGCTGTGACAATCGCCTCTCGTCACCATGCTATTACGAGGCCCTTCGAGAGGGCCTGTGCGCCTCTGGTTGCCATGTCGTAGGCGTGGGCATGGGTCCCACTCCCTGCCTATCGTTCGCAACACACCACCTCGATGTCGCCGGCGGCATTCAGATTACAGGAAGCCACAATCCGCCCGAATTTAATGGCTTTAAAATAACGCGCGGCAACGAATCAATTCACGGTGATGAAATACAGGAAATACGACGAATCATCGAAGAGGGTCGTCTTCACACCGCTGAGTCGCCTGGCACATTCTCCGAGCAAAACATTCACGCCGAATACATCGACCGCGTAGCGAAAGATCTTACCCTCCAGAGGCCAGTCAAGATGGTGCTTGACGCTGGGAACGGCGTCGCAGGGCCCATAGCCGGAGACGCTCTTCGCGCCATCGGAGCCGAAGTCGTCGAGCTATACTGCGAGCCCGACGGCACATACCCCAACCACCATCCCGACCCAACAATTCCGAAAAATCTCGAAATGCTAATCGCCACAGTAAGGAAAACAGGGGCGGAAGTTGGCATCGCACTCGACGGCGATGGAGATCGAATCGGCGCCGTCGATTCAAATGGCCGCATCATATGGGGCGATGAATTACTAATCCTTTACTCTGAGCCCATTTTGGCGCGTCGACCCGGGGAGGCAATCGTATTTGACGTAAAATGCTCCTCCCGCCTCGCCGACGCGATCAAATCTATGGGTGGTCGCCCCGTGATGTCGCCTACCGGCCACTCCTTGGTCCGTGCGAATCTCGTCAAAGAAAAAGCACCGCTTGCCGGCGAGCTTTCGGGCCACATTTTTTTCTCGGACGGCTATCTCGGCTACGACGACGCCATATACGCGGCGGGCCGACTTCTCCACCTTGTGGCATCCGGCAATCAAACACTCGCCGAAAGAATGGCTCATATACCTGCATCGATTTCAACTCCTGAGCTTCGGATTGAATGCACGGATAAAGAAAAATTCGAAATTGTCGATACGCTTCGCGCGCACTTTCGATCCAGATACGAGACCATCGAAGTAGACGGTGCCCGAATCATTTTTGAGAAAGGCTGGGGACTCGTTCGTGCCTCGAACACACAACCCGTCATCGTCTGCCGCTTCGAGGCCGAGGACCATGCCTCCCTCGACGCATACAGGCAAGAGGTTTTCGAGCAACTCGGGCGTTTTCCTTCGGTGAAACTACCAAATGAATAA
- a CDS encoding DUF721 domain-containing protein: MNPSNKWRQPKGLSGILSELRRSEKWGRKLSGHFVFRIWDEVVGEAVAKVAHPVSLSSGCLRVEVSSSAWLQELHLMKADILFKLNDSMDDAIKEIIFVAGSGKPDGDGIDRSSHSGYATRSVPTEAEISADDEIASRAVMEEFNDPELREGIEKLMTRARRRVSEDVLNEHSEGNGPE; encoded by the coding sequence ATGAATCCCTCTAATAAATGGCGCCAACCGAAGGGACTTTCAGGTATTTTGTCCGAGTTGCGGCGCTCTGAAAAATGGGGCCGGAAGCTTTCGGGGCATTTTGTTTTTCGCATTTGGGATGAAGTGGTGGGAGAGGCGGTGGCTAAAGTGGCACATCCCGTTTCACTCAGTAGTGGGTGCCTGAGAGTGGAAGTCTCCTCTTCAGCTTGGTTGCAGGAGTTACACCTGATGAAAGCCGATATTCTATTTAAACTTAACGATTCGATGGATGATGCGATAAAGGAAATAATATTTGTCGCAGGGAGCGGAAAGCCAGATGGTGACGGTATAGATCGCAGCTCTCATTCAGGATACGCTACTAGGTCGGTGCCCACGGAGGCTGAAATTTCCGCGGATGATGAAATTGCATCGAGGGCGGTGATGGAAGAATTTAACGACCCCGAGCTTCGTGAGGGCATTGAAAAGCTGATGACGCGGGCTAGGCGGCGTGTTTCGGAGGATGTGTTGAACGAGCATTCGGAAGGGAACGGACCGGAATGA
- a CDS encoding NTP transferase domain-containing protein: protein MPKTPPIWAVIMAGGSGTRFWPESRAGRPKQFLPPGGLPPGKKSEKKTAASLLAQSANRMNGLVPPERILIIGSVAHRRLIAETVPDIPRRNVILEPEGRNTAPCLCLAAHIIEGREPGAVMAAFPADHHIARPGTLRRLIRAAARLAGERDAVVTLGIKPTGPETGYGYIERGKKLPVPGKTEAYGVRRFTEKPTLARARKFVSSGHFYWNGGIFIWRAERAIEEIGRRLPETSRHIERAARALNKRKAAEFARAFKAAESISIDYAVMEKLRDIIVLPADMGWNDVGSWAALREVLPLDKKGNLWMIPDEGNVLADETRGLIVRSSKPLIAALGVENLIVIETQGALLLCHADRAQSVGDLVKQLKAKGLGQHL from the coding sequence ATGCCAAAGACACCCCCAATCTGGGCCGTCATCATGGCTGGCGGAAGCGGAACGCGCTTCTGGCCCGAGAGCCGCGCCGGGCGCCCGAAACAATTCTTGCCGCCAGGCGGACTTCCGCCCGGAAAAAAGTCAGAAAAAAAGACAGCCGCATCTCTGCTGGCGCAATCGGCTAATCGTATGAATGGCCTTGTGCCGCCCGAGCGCATTCTCATCATCGGATCGGTGGCACATCGCCGCCTTATCGCTGAAACGGTCCCCGACATTCCTCGGCGAAATGTCATTCTTGAGCCCGAGGGACGAAACACTGCTCCCTGCCTTTGCCTCGCGGCACATATCATCGAGGGGCGCGAGCCCGGCGCAGTGATGGCCGCTTTCCCTGCCGATCACCACATTGCCCGGCCCGGAACCTTGAGACGGCTTATACGGGCGGCGGCCCGCCTCGCAGGGGAGCGCGATGCAGTCGTCACCCTCGGCATTAAGCCCACCGGCCCCGAAACCGGCTACGGTTATATCGAACGAGGGAAAAAACTACCGGTACCCGGAAAAACAGAGGCCTACGGCGTCCGCCGCTTCACGGAGAAACCTACCCTTGCCCGGGCCAGGAAATTTGTTTCATCTGGTCACTTTTACTGGAACGGCGGAATTTTCATCTGGCGTGCCGAACGGGCCATTGAGGAGATCGGGCGCCGCCTACCGGAAACTTCTCGCCACATAGAGCGAGCCGCCCGGGCCCTAAACAAAAGAAAAGCTGCGGAGTTCGCCCGCGCCTTCAAGGCGGCCGAATCGATTAGCATCGACTATGCCGTGATGGAAAAATTACGCGATATTATCGTCCTGCCCGCCGATATGGGCTGGAATGATGTTGGTAGCTGGGCAGCGCTCCGGGAAGTTTTACCCCTCGATAAGAAGGGGAATCTATGGATGATCCCCGATGAGGGGAACGTTTTGGCCGATGAGACGCGAGGGCTTATTGTTCGCTCGTCTAAACCACTCATCGCAGCACTTGGCGTGGAAAATCTCATCGTGATTGAAACACAAGGCGCCCTTTTACTGTGCCATGCAGACCGCGCACAATCCGTGGGCGATCTTGTTAAACAACTAAAGGCCAAGGGACTCGGGCAACACCTCTAG
- a CDS encoding tetratricopeptide repeat protein, producing MRKITLRLVSFFVLVTALAACATPETKVELEVDVPRKSAGTAESYYYYIDGYLKELDGKLEDAGKIYSRSLEKDPNSPHLLTRLASILIRQGKLKRAEKLVRRAASLDPTNKQAFFLLGGIYTARGRLKSAVDVYERLLEIAPDEREARLLLGTSYIELKRFKDAVRAFSKLIELNPSDILSRLYRAQANFQLKKFEQTEKDLKFLLERRPRNTQALLFLARIAEHRGNFEKAEETYKRILGIDPKNRFARARLGQVYIRKDNLKEALKEYEHLAKDEPGNREVHRTLGFLHFDRRNFQKALQEFQFVLARNPEDDVVRRYVAAIYEELNQLTRAEEELKRILSRQKKASKDKARYLEAYIQLARLYGKRKDWAEVYSVLDKAAKSHEENDRLSFIRGAFLAQQKRYDEAIPFYQSAVRINPKRSSYLFNLAVAYYETHQWDDVEKSVRAVLKIQPKHANALNLLGFMFSELNRNIDEAEKLLNRALEIEPNNAAFLDSLGWIYYRMGKFDLALKKIQHAANQMPLDAVILEHLGDVYFALKNVPKALEYWQKSNKTNPKEKKVVEKILKHGGSLTPVPKKL from the coding sequence ATGAGAAAAATTACTCTCCGCCTCGTCTCGTTTTTTGTGTTGGTGACGGCTCTTGCTGCCTGCGCAACACCTGAAACCAAGGTGGAGTTAGAGGTAGATGTCCCAAGAAAAAGCGCTGGGACTGCCGAGTCTTACTATTACTATATTGACGGCTACCTCAAAGAGCTTGACGGAAAGCTTGAGGATGCGGGAAAAATTTATTCTCGTTCATTGGAAAAGGATCCCAATTCCCCACACTTGTTAACGCGTCTTGCATCAATTCTTATTCGTCAGGGAAAGCTGAAGAGGGCGGAGAAGCTGGTACGCCGTGCGGCGTCCCTTGATCCGACGAATAAACAGGCCTTTTTCCTTCTAGGCGGCATCTATACGGCTCGAGGAAGGCTCAAGAGCGCGGTGGACGTTTACGAAAGGCTTCTAGAAATAGCCCCCGATGAGCGCGAGGCGCGTTTACTTCTCGGGACGTCCTATATTGAGTTGAAGCGCTTCAAGGATGCTGTTCGGGCGTTCTCGAAGCTCATTGAACTGAATCCAAGCGATATTCTCAGTCGTTTGTATAGGGCGCAGGCTAATTTTCAACTTAAGAAGTTCGAGCAGACCGAAAAAGATCTTAAGTTCCTCCTTGAGCGGCGTCCCCGGAATACCCAGGCGTTATTGTTTCTCGCCCGTATTGCCGAGCATCGGGGGAATTTCGAAAAAGCCGAGGAGACCTATAAGCGTATATTAGGCATCGACCCCAAGAACCGATTTGCGAGGGCAAGGCTTGGGCAGGTGTATATTCGCAAGGACAATCTAAAGGAGGCCCTTAAAGAATATGAGCACCTAGCCAAGGATGAGCCGGGCAACAGAGAAGTTCATCGCACACTTGGTTTCCTCCATTTTGATAGAAGAAATTTTCAGAAGGCGCTTCAAGAATTTCAATTTGTGCTCGCACGAAATCCCGAGGACGATGTAGTTCGCCGGTATGTGGCCGCGATATACGAGGAACTCAACCAACTGACCCGGGCCGAGGAGGAGTTGAAGCGGATTCTTTCTCGGCAAAAAAAGGCCAGTAAGGATAAGGCCAGGTATCTTGAGGCGTATATCCAACTGGCGAGACTCTACGGGAAGCGGAAGGATTGGGCGGAGGTTTATTCTGTTCTAGACAAAGCGGCCAAGAGCCATGAAGAGAATGACCGCCTTTCGTTTATACGCGGCGCCTTTCTGGCTCAGCAAAAACGCTACGACGAAGCTATTCCCTTCTACCAGTCCGCCGTTCGCATCAACCCCAAGCGATCGAGTTATCTGTTTAATTTGGCGGTCGCATACTATGAAACACATCAATGGGATGATGTAGAGAAGTCTGTGCGGGCGGTCCTCAAGATTCAGCCTAAACATGCTAATGCGCTGAACTTGTTGGGCTTTATGTTCTCAGAGTTGAATCGTAATATTGACGAGGCAGAGAAGTTGTTGAACCGTGCGCTGGAGATAGAACCCAACAACGCGGCTTTTCTCGATAGCCTCGGTTGGATTTACTATCGCATGGGGAAATTTGATCTGGCGCTTAAAAAAATTCAACATGCGGCGAATCAAATGCCCTTAGATGCTGTTATCTTAGAGCATTTAGGTGATGTCTATTTTGCACTAAAGAATGTACCAAAGGCGCTTGAATACTGGCAGAAATCAAATAAGACGAATCCAAAAGAAAAAAAAGTGGTTGAAAAAATTCTCAAGCATGGTGGAAGTCTGACGCCCGTCCCTAAAAAATTGTAG
- a CDS encoding 1-acyl-sn-glycerol-3-phosphate acyltransferase, with translation MGGPGPFVERMVILLTYYTVTLFLRWVGRVRVVGKEHIPSGGGVLFLANHISALDVFFLPWVIYGKFPQDRIYIIAKEELLEIPLIGWWLSKLRAFPIKRGKADLGAIRTIEEFIRNDKVLIFPEGTRSLDGKLGPGNRMVGRFIRAARPTVIPVGIKGTNGIVPVGKKFPRRGAEIEVVFGPPLELGDELAIENTKESSVRIVEKAMATISTHLDGSIEVADVLTKASGRD, from the coding sequence ATGGGTGGCCCAGGCCCTTTTGTCGAGCGGATGGTGATTTTATTGACCTATTATACGGTGACGCTGTTTCTGCGCTGGGTTGGTCGTGTGCGGGTGGTGGGGAAAGAGCATATTCCCTCAGGAGGTGGAGTGCTTTTTCTGGCCAATCACATCTCGGCGCTCGATGTCTTCTTCCTCCCTTGGGTCATTTATGGGAAATTCCCGCAGGACAGGATTTACATTATCGCGAAAGAGGAGCTCTTGGAAATCCCCTTGATCGGTTGGTGGCTTAGCAAGCTGAGGGCCTTTCCCATAAAAAGGGGTAAGGCCGATTTGGGCGCGATTCGTACAATTGAGGAATTTATCCGAAACGACAAGGTGCTTATTTTTCCCGAGGGGACGCGAAGTCTTGACGGAAAATTGGGGCCGGGAAACCGGATGGTGGGAAGGTTTATTCGGGCGGCCAGACCCACTGTAATTCCGGTTGGGATTAAAGGGACGAATGGTATTGTTCCGGTGGGTAAGAAGTTTCCTCGTCGGGGTGCTGAAATTGAAGTGGTGTTCGGGCCGCCGTTGGAACTCGGCGATGAGCTGGCGATTGAGAACACTAAGGAGTCAAGTGTACGAATCGTTGAGAAGGCGATGGCGACGATTTCAACTCATCTCGATGGTTCAATTGAAGTGGCTGATGTACTTACAAAGGCATCGGGGAGGGATTGA